From one Triticum urartu cultivar G1812 chromosome 3, Tu2.1, whole genome shotgun sequence genomic stretch:
- the LOC125545570 gene encoding uncharacterized protein LOC125545570 isoform X4 yields the protein MYDGGNRIAPDHLLASAKVYLVVIEGWFNEPKRDSWSKEDFEESIIKPRKGITRLVKNDTFDLSDGCCDHEGAIIMDNSQQREVKFGVMIAVPTEVRVLEGVSNPFKVQEGKTKKPGSKKKGKKPSPVPTRNLAQTTSTHTTQHGQSPFTPDEQHSLPPPAIQDVLQKSDHGKHTEFLTDDTAEDNRLSYPPAIVPQMVEGNGRALNSNGQQFSQQIPMQILWQPTNAHIMQNGQDYNMQQTSIQNPSQAAGYCPVYQPLLARGQDQYTSFSNASSQLAFPNLSAYTTLNDIRQWTSIPEGEISVEDVHPLIVPTQIQETYGSFRCGQVLLQWDKPHMEPKEHWNFLDELMPLHSTQSRFYGESLPSTSLMDKAHKLLASTSSGDSVLKMITGVTSRATQTPQRRGVLIRPIEPYDSNADIFRPPVKKQRNAKYQLRFVNRVCNDYYTQEQIKSGDGSLLKVALYDENNRVVTSGPLSSASVEVVLLHGDFNVEGQDYWTSEEFSACLVHSQSLEEPPALGGDRVLALTDGEAALGNVSFQISSFHARTGKFKMGVEIKNVREESVQQGITSPFLVRVRQGEESSHHRITSPEALLRVRMELPKQVCGALQCDARERASSDQSSPQRNVLVASKVEDHDSIVQSGSGVLLFPAPPPSSEQARVPQPEPGLNCPRCDSTNTEFFFFNNHSVTQPRNFCGECRLGLGAALGLAAVPAADRDIADRAAYVAATSGTSTSTKPSTTATTCAISAPMSMVERARLAKVPQPEPGLKCPRCDSTNTKFCYFNNYSLTQPRHFCHACRRYWTRGGALRNVASCHAKRSAKRSAKRCAKSKASAGEPAATATPSSALTATKPNTTSCIGAAPPGLHQHSMFCTKSESPHSNRFADNFDLASLRLGFPARLLFADGGVHHQPVLQGMFDLGLQSGGGNCEDGASSTTK from the exons ATGTATGATGGCGGCAATCGAATCGCACCTGACCACCTTCTTGCTTCAGCAAAAGTTTACCTAGTTGTCATTGAAGGATGGTTCAACGAACCGAAGCGAGATTCTTGGTCTAAAGAGGATTTTGAGGAAAGCATAATAAAACCACGAAAAGGAATCACAAGGCTAGTGAAAAATGATACATTTGATCTGAGTGATGGGTGTTGTGATCATGAAGGTGCCATTATTATGGATAATTCGCAACAAAGGGAAGTTAAGTTTGGAGTAATGATTGCAGTACCTACAGAAGTAAGAGTTCTTGAAGGAGTATCAAATCCTTTCAAAGTGCAAGAAGGCAAGACAAAAA AGCCAGGGTCTAAGAAAAAGGGTAAAAAGCCTTCTCCAGTTCCAACGCGAAACTTGGCACAGACAACCAGCACCCACACAACACAACATG GCCAAAGTCCTTTTACTCCAGACGAGCAACATAGTCTTCCACCACCTGCCATTCAAGACGTATTGCAGAAATCAG ACCATGGAAAGCATACAGAATTTCTGACTGATGACACTGCAGAGGATAATCGACTGAGTTATCCACCGGCTATTGTGCCACAGATGGTTGAGGGAAATG GGCGAGCCCTAAACAGCAATGGTCAACAATTTTCGCAACAAATCCCAATGCAAATCTTGTGGCAGCCAACCAATGCACACATAATGCAAAATG GTCAAGACTACAATATGCAACAAACAAGCATTCAAAATCCATCGCAGGCAGCAG GATATTGTCCAGTCTATCAACCCTTACTTGCTCGTGGACAAGATCAGTACACTAGTTTCTCTAATGCAAGTTCTCAACTTGCATTTCCGAACCTTTCAGCATACACGACATTGAATGATATTCGCCAG TGGACTTCCATCCCTGAAGGGGAGATATCTGTGGAAGATGTACATCCTTTAATTGTCCCGACACAAATTCAAGAGACTT ATGGGTCATTTAGATGTGGTCAAGTACTACTTCAATGGGATAAACCTCATATGGAGCCCAAGGAACACTGGAACTTTCTTGACGAGCTCATGCCGCTGCATAGCACACAGTCAAGGTTTTATGGAGAAAGTTTACCCAGTACAAGCCTCATGGATAAAGCCCATAAATTACTGGCCAGTACTTCATCAGGTGATTCTGTTTTGAAGATGATTACTGGTGTTACGAGTCGAGCCACGCAAACTCCTCAGAGGAGAGGCGTTCTCATTCGTCCCATCGAGCCATATGATTCAAACGCTGA CATTTTCAGGCCACCAGTTAAGAAGCAAAGGAATGCCAAATATCAACTGCGGTTTGTCAATAGGGTTTGCAATGACTACTACACCCAGGAACAAATCAAATCAGGGGATGGGAGTCTGTTAAAGGTAGCTTTGTATGATGAGAATAATCGGGTAGTCACATCTGGTCCGCTGTCTTCAGCTTCTGTGGAGGTCGTACTACTTCATGGCGATTTCAATGTCGAAGGTCAAGATTATTGGACATCAGAGGAGTTCAGTGCCTGCCTAGTGCATTCACAATCCTTAGAAGAACCACCAGCCCTGGGAGGTGACCGTGTCTTGGCACTGACTGATGGAGAGGCAGCCCTTGGTAATGTCAGTTTCCAGATTTCCTCCTTCCATGCCAGAACAGGAAAGTTCAAGATGGGTGTTGAGATTAAAAACGTACGAGAAGAGAGTGTTCAACAAGGAATCACTAGCCCATTTCTCGTGAGAGTTCGTCAAGGGGAAG AATCAAGTCACCATCGGATCACATCTCCCGAAGCGTTGCTCAGAGTAAGAATGGAATTGCCCAAACAAGTCTGCGGGGCGCTGCAGTGCGATGCCAGGGAACGCGCGTCGTCG GATCAGTCGTCGCCGCAGAGAAATGTCTTGGTGGCGTCGAAGGTGGAGGACCATGACAGCATAGTACAGAGCGGGAGCGGCGTGTTATTATTCCCAGCCCCGCCGCCGTCGTCGGAGCAGGCACGGGTGCCGCAGCCGGAGCCGGGGCTCAACTGCCCGCGCTGCGACTCCACCAACACagagttcttcttcttcaacaaccACTCCGTCACACAGCCCCGCAACTTCTGCGGCGAATGCCGCCTTGGGCTGGGCGCCGCGCTTGGCCTGGCGGCGGTACCCGCCGCCGACAGGGACATCGCGGATCGCGCCGCCTACGTAGCTGCCACGTCAGGGACGTCGACGTCGACGAAGCccagcaccaccgccaccacTTGCGCCATATCTGCGCCAATGTCGATGGTGGAGCGGGCGCGGTTGGCCAAGGTGCCGCAGCCGGAGCCGGGGCTCAAGTGCCCGCGCTGCGACTCCACCAACACCAAGTTCTGCTACTTCAACAACTACTCCCTCACCCAGCCCCGTCACTTCTGCCACGCATGCCGCCGCTATTGGACCCGCGGGGGCGCGCTCCGCAACGTCGCCAGCTGCCACGCCAAGCGCAGCGCCAAACGCAGCGCCAAGCGTTGCGCCAAGTCCAAGGCCTCCGCCGGAGAACCCGCGGCGACAGCGACACCATCGTCCGCATTGACGGCAACGAAGCCCAACACTACTTCTTGCATCGGCGCCGCACCGCCGGGTCTCCACCAGCACTCCATGTTCTGCACCAAGAGCGAGTCGCCGCACAGCAATCGGTTCGCCGACAACTTCGACCTGGCGAGCCTCCGCCTCGGCTTCCCCGCTAGGCTGCTCTTTGCTGACGGAGGCGTGCACCACCAGCCGGTGTTGCAGGGAATGTTCGACTTAGGGCTACAGAGCGGCGGCGGCAATTGCGAGGACGGAGCC